Below is a genomic region from Anabas testudineus chromosome 13, fAnaTes1.2, whole genome shotgun sequence.
CCTTGTTATTTCTAAAGTATTATCCCAATACTACCATGTTATCAGCAGGCTGTTTTGTACTATTTGActtattatttaaaatcaatagtgttaaaaaaaaattgaattggtaacacaggaaaaacatatctaaaatctaatctaaaccTAAATCTAAACCTAAGCTTTTTTTAGGGGGGTACCTCTTTCCTTTCACCTCATTTTGTCTCTTGGGTGCTTTCCAGCCCAAGATATATAAATACCAGAGCAAGCTTCTGATTTGCATTAAGGCACACGTGATGCCACCCAATAATTTAATTCTCTGTGACAGGATGACAACCACACAGAAGTGGCCAGTGCGGGGCTGGGCACTTTTACACCTGATGTTGGTAGCATCTCTCTCTCAGGGTGAGGAGCCAGTGTGCCAAGAGAGGGGTGATCCTGAGAAACCCCAACTATCTAAAGATGGTGACGTTGTACTGGGGGGAatcttttctttccacagcaGTTGGAAGAACAGACAGGATACATATGCAAACAAACCACTGCCACTGGAATGCACCAGGTAAATTAGACTGTTGAAATTTCCTTAGAAAAAATTATCTAAGAGGAACAGGGCACATgatgtgaaaaagtaaaaaaagttaGAATTAGATGAATAAGTTTTGATTGAATATGCAATcggatatatttatttactactTTGTTGTCTATATTTCTAATTTTAGTAGTAAAATGTCTGCAATAAGTTTGAATTTCAGAGAGTTCCAGTTTGCCCAGGCTATGCTTTTTGCCATTAAGGAGATTAATAACAGCACAGTCTTACTACCTGGCATCTCTCTTggatataaaatgtatgatacTTGTGGCTCTATTGCCAGAAGTGTGAGAGTTGCACTGGCCTTGGCTAATGGTAATGAAGTTGTGTCTGCACCTTATGAGACTTCATGTACCAGACCTGCACAAGTGCAGGTAATCATGGGAGaaacctcttcctctccttgcATGGCTGTAGCAACTGTCATTGGACCCTTTCATATCCCACAGGTGGGTAGGATTAGTAAACTTAAAATTGTATTTGTGAAAAACTTTGATTATACTTAATTTTTTCAACCTGCTTAcagcaagtgtttttttgttttgttatttagttgttttttttaacatttttattttttagatcaGTCATTTTGCCACCTGTGCTTGTCTCAGTGACAAAACCAAGTACCCATCCTTTCTCAGAACTATACCCAGTGACTATTATCAGAGTAGAGCTCTGGCTCAGTTGGTCAAGCACTTTGGTTGGACTTGGGTTGGAGCTGTAAGAACCAATGATGACTATGGCAATAATGGTATGGCTATATTCACAGAAGCTGCACAGCAACTGGGTATTTGTCTGGAGTATTCTGTATCTTTCTTCAGAACAGATccaccaaacaaaatacaaaaaataattgaTATTATCAAGTCTTCTAGCTCCAAAGTGATAATTGCTTTCCTGTCCCACATGGATATGGATGTGTTAATGCATGTGTTATCTCAACACAATTTGACTGGGTACCAGTGGGTAGGCAGCGAGAGTTGGATCTTTGATTCTCAAACTGCAGAAATGGATAAGCAGCACATTCTGGACGGTGCCATAGGCCTGTCCATCCCCAAAGCACATGTCAGTGGCATGAGAGAATTTATATTAGATGTGAAGCCACTCAATTTTTCaggtaataaaatgtttactgaGTTCTGGGAGACATTGTTTGACTGTAAGTTTAATCAGTCTGGGTTTGCAGCACAAAATCAGAGAGAATGTACTGGACAGGAAGATCTCACTGGATTACAACACAGTTTCACTGACATGTCACTCATGCCTATATTTAATAATGTCTACAAAGGAGTGTATGCTGTGGCCCATGCACTTCACAGTATTCTTGACTGCAATGAAACATGTAATAATAGAGTGCAGCTAGATCCATTCACGGTGAGTCAGTTCTTAAatactaaatgttaatgttttacagtacctgacaaaaaatataaagattcagaaaaaaaatgtgtctatCAGTTTTCATGCTTTTTAGCCAACAGGCCTACATAATCTTTCTCAAAATTGAGTAAATTAATATCTACTGTTTTAGATCCTACAGCACATAAAAAAGCTTAATTTCACAACAAAGGAAGGAGATgaagtttactttaatgagaATGGAGACCCACCagcaaaatatgaaattataaactggcagccaacagaaaatggtgttgtggactttgtcacagttggtctttatgatgcatctttacctgcagacaaacagctgagtcTGAAAAATAAGTCTTTAGTTTGGACACAAAACTCAAAACAGGTAAGTTATAATTTCAGCACTgcaattatacagtatattaatccTAATATAGAAGTTAATcaattattttgaaaaaacaacTGTTATGGTAAGTGCATGAATGTTGTTCATACAGGTTCCAgtgtcagtttgcagtgagaaatGTCCTCCAGGAACTCGTAAAGTTCTCCAGAAAGGAAAACCTGTCTGCTGCTATGACTGTATAAgatgtgcagagggagaaataagcAACACTACAGGTCTAGTAATAATTGCCCCAAGTTGCCAGTCCAGCCGGCACTGACATGTGAATGGGTGAATTAGAAGTAGCAGAAAGTGCTTGGTGTCCCAGTAGTGTAGGAAAGTGCTAGACTGTTTTCAGtggtaaaaaacagaaatgaatacaatttatgGATAATACCAGTACTGTACTATAAATTGTACTTATAAGATTCAAATGATCGAGTACTGTGCTGTGAAGTATTTGCCCCCTTTAcgattttttttccttccttcctccttttcttttatttatttttttcacactttattGATTCAAGACAAATTGTATTACTATACAAAGATAGTTCCAGTAAAtacaaaaagcttttttatatgaagatttaatttatttggggAAAAAGCTGTCCAAACATGCCTGGCTCCATGTAAAAAAGTAATTGCCTAATAATTGCCGTACTTGCCGCACTTGCAATCAAGTGTTAGCAATATCCGGTAACGAGTTTTTTACATCACTGTGGAGGAATTTTGGCCCACTCTTCTTTTGCAGAATTGATTTAATTCAGCCACAAAAGAAGGGTGCATGGATGAACGGCCTGTTTAAAGTTATGCCACAGACTAGGCTACtccaaaatgttgttttatttgagcCATTCAGAGGTAGAGTTAGTGCTGTGTTTAAGATAATTGTCCTGCTGTATAACCCAACTGTGCTTGAGTGTGAGGTTGACAGCTGATGACTAGACATTCTCCTTCAGGAATTTCTGGTAGAGCGCAGAATATGTGGCTCTATCAATTATGGCAAGTCATCCAGGTCTTAACTTCACAGCACCCAGACCATTAGActaccaccaccatgtttgactgTATGATATTAGTTTTATGAATGCTGTGCATTGCATTATTTTATGGTCAGAAGTGAATTTTTCTTTAGAACTTTCCGATGGATACTATTTTTGTCCAGTCTCTTTACTATTGAGAAATCATGAAAACTGAGGcctgcagtttttttaattactttttccAAGTAGGCCAGGCAgattttaacagcttttttcctttattaaataatatattaataacatataaaatatttagagCACTGGAGCTGCCACATGGTTTcccatttattttctaaaataaagaTACCTGTTTTATCATACTTTTCAGATTCTATCACCTGTTTGCGATGTCAACCTGAATTCTGGTCCAATGACAGAAGAGATGCCTGTGTAaagaaggaagcagagtttctatcatatgaagaaattatgggcgcactgctcactgcagcatctttatttggaacatgcatgactgctgttgtagcattcatcttcttcagatacaggaaaactcctattgtcagggccaacaactctgagttgagcttcctgctgctcttctccttgattctgtgtttcctgtgttctctgacctttatcggccgaccctctgagtggtcctgcatgctgagacacacagcattcggcatcacctttgtcctctgtatctcttgtgttctggggaaaactatggtggtgttaatggccttcaaggcttcacttccaggcagtaatgtgatgaaatggtttggaccaacacagcagagactcagtgttcTGGCTTTCACCCTCATCCAGGTTGTAATATGTATCCTCTGGTTAAcaatttctcctccttctccatttaagaactttaaagaaattaaagacaaaatcatcttaGAATGTGCTCTGGGTTCAACAGTGGGATTTTGGGCTGTACTTGGGTACATAGGCCTTctggcctctttctgtttcattcttgcttttctggCTCGAAAACTACCTGATAACTTCAATGAGGCcaaatttatcaccttcagcatgttgatcttctgtgcagtgtggatcacttttattccagcttatgtcagctctcctgggaagttcagtgttgctgtagagatatttgctattctggcctccagttttggactgttaatttgtatttttattccaaaatgttatattatcttactgagaccagagaagaacacaaaaaagTATATAATGGGGAAGGGAGcaccaaaaacattttaacataatatGATGAATCTATGTATCAGTGTATCACTGACCTTGCCCAATGGGCATGGTCGTACCCAACACTGAGGTCATTGAGGTTATTTGTTGTTATACTGTCATGAAATAAGTTTGGTAGTTTGATGCTGCAAAGATATTGTACAACACTTTCACTTACCACCTTCTTATCACCATTACTGCTTTATTGTGGACAGAGTGAATGATTTTGTTCTTACTACATAATCTTTATTCAAGACAGGTGTTCTCTGAGTAATTCAACTGCACAGACAGCTGAATCCATGGAAATGTGATTAATGTCAACTAGAGAATGTTACTTGCAAacaaattttaatttcatttaaccCCAGATGTCTTATGATGAACAACACCAAGCTAAATTAAGCAAAGACTGACTATCATGATGCTGGCTACTTGGTTTCACTTGAATAAGCTAGGTAGCCATCTAACATTCTAAAAGGTTGTATTGTATGTAGTATTTTTTCACTGAcgcagaaaacaataaaatttcTTCATAAATCATATTTTGGAGGAGGGGATATATAGGACAACAAGAGGGGAGttagagaaaaaacaaagacagaaggtaatggaaagaaaaagtaaaacacaggtACTGTCCATTCTACCAAAGGAAGGATTAGcattacagtgcctataaaaagtattcacataataaatcaatcatggtcaataaaactTGGTGACTTATTGTCAAAGTGACTAATACGAAgtaatgtcatttaaataaaaatgtaaggtgaaatcagtgtttgcattaatattgaCCTAATTCAAGGTCCAGATAATTGGTGTAAGTTatcccacaattagtgaaatgggaaTCACCTGAGTGTAGTGAACTTGTCTCAggtgattgcagtataaagacacttgtgtctggaaggacCAGTAACTGGCTATTCAGTTACTTCAATTACACCaccaaagacaaaagaacactcccagcagctcagagaacaggtcattgaaaagcataagtcaggggatggatagAAAAAAATCTCCAAGACGCTGAACATTccccggagttcagtgaaatccatcatcaagacatggaaggaatatggcacgTCTAAAtctgacaacaaggtga
It encodes:
- the LOC113172020 gene encoding extracellular calcium-sensing receptor-like encodes the protein MLVASLSQGEEPVCQERGDPEKPQLSKDGDVVLGGIFSFHSSWKNRQDTYANKPLPLECTSLNFREFQFAQAMLFAIKEINNSTVLLPGISLGYKMYDTCGSIARSVRVALALANGNEVVSAPYETSCTRPAQVQVIMGETSSSPCMAVATVIGPFHIPQISHFATCACLSDKTKYPSFLRTIPSDYYQSRALAQLVKHFGWTWVGAVRTNDDYGNNGMAIFTEAAQQLGICLEYSVSFFRTDPPNKIQKIIDIIKSSSSKVIIAFLSHMDMDVLMHVLSQHNLTGYQWVGSESWIFDSQTAEMDKQHILDGAIGLSIPKAHVSGMREFILDVKPLNFSGNKMFTEFWETLFDCKFNQSGFAAQNQRECTGQEDLTGLQHSFTDMSLMPIFNNVYKGVYAVAHALHSILDCNETCNNRVQLDPFTILQHIKKLNFTTKEGDEVYFNENGDPPAKYEIINWQPTENGVVDFVTVGLYDASLPADKQLSLKNKSLVWTQNSKQVPVSVCSEKCPPGTRKVLQKGKPVCCYDCIRCAEGEISNTTDSITCLRCQPEFWSNDRRDACVKKEAEFLSYEEIMGALLTAASLFGTCMTAVVAFIFFRYRKTPIVRANNSELSFLLLFSLILCFLCSLTFIGRPSEWSCMLRHTAFGITFVLCISCVLGKTMVVLMAFKASLPGSNVMKWFGPTQQRLSVLAFTLIQVVICILWLTISPPSPFKNFKEIKDKIILECALGSTVGFWAVLGYIGLLASFCFILAFLARKLPDNFNEAKFITFSMLIFCAVWITFIPAYVSSPGKFSVAVEIFAILASSFGLLICIFIPKCYIILLRPEKNTKKYIMGKGAPKTF